In one window of Henckelia pumila isolate YLH828 chromosome 1, ASM3356847v2, whole genome shotgun sequence DNA:
- the LOC140890154 gene encoding DNAJ protein JJJ1 homolog, which yields MASSEKRCLYEVLGLSRDCTADEIRSAYKRLALQRHPDKLVQSGVSEADATAAFQELVNAYEVLSDARERAWYDSHRTQILFSTSSASDGSSNLVPDLFSFFSNSVYSGYADSGKGFYKVYGDLFERIYGSELTFAKKLGLDLPREAPVLGNLESPYAQVTAFYNYWLGFATSMDFCWEDQYDVMAGPNRKSRRLMEEENKKLRRKARREFNETVRGLAEFVKKRDKRVIDMQLKRNEEMERKREEEKQRKKELERQKAERARNYTEPEWAKIEELDDEEAEDVDERKNELYCVACGKKFKTDKQWKNHEQSKKHKEKLAELKEAFSEEDREYIAAGENGKAKEENGDADGDGTGYLSADEGLNDLEEQFKVNVGIQEEETCNDDAEFSDATSFNDMDSGSGQKGASAQMESDDDEASFLQTMVSGRKSRNRVGNKPKSPVSRIEAEVQRDELEFMEYNDTKGSRRSKGGRRRRKDRSQDEEVETSTADASGKDFRAKEQNGPDDTSLVGESVSNTLPESETMNGGSVDTGERAQKHQQQAAGKKSTIKKENVSKSKFASRGRKQKDAAGGSGTACEKCGEEFETRNKLHKHLGETGHATLRSR from the exons ATGGCATCGTCGGAAAAACGATGCCTGTACGAAGTCCTTGGCTTGAGCCGCGACTGCACCGCCGACGAAATTCGCTCGGCTTACAAGCGGCTTGCTCTCCAGCGCCATCCCGATAAGCTGGTCCAGAGTGGCGTCTCCGAAGCCGACGCCACCGCCGCCTTCCAGGAGCTTGTCAATGCCTACGAGGTCCTCTCCGACGCTCGGGAGCGCGCTTGGTACGACTCCCACCGTACACAAATCCTCTTCTCGACCAGTTCCGCGTCCGATGGGTCGTCCAATTTAGTCCCCGATTTGTTCTCGTTCTTCTCGAATTCGGTATATTCAGGCTACGCGGATTCGGGGAAGGGTTTTTATAAGGTGTATGGAGATTTGTTCGAGAGAATATATGGGAGTGAATTGACTTTTGCGAAGAAATTGGGCTTGGATTTGCCCAGGGAAGCTCCTGTTCTGGGCAATTTGGAGAGTCCTTATGCTcaa GTGACAGCCTTTTATAATTATTGGCTAGGATTTGCTACGTCAATGGATTTCTGTTGGGAGGATCAGTATGATGTGATGGCGGGTCCAAACAGGAAATCGAGGAGGCTAATGGAGGAGGAGAAcaaaaagttgaggagaaaggCACGGCGGGAGTTTAATGAGACGGTTAGGGGACTGGCAGAGTTTGTCAAGAAAAGGGATAAACGAGTGATTGATATGCAGTTGAAGAGGAATGAGGAGATGGAGAGGAAGAGAGAGGAGGAGAAACAGAGGAAGAAAGAATTAGAAAGACAAAAAGCAGAAAGAGCAAGGAATTATACGGAGCCTGAGTGGGCAAAGATCGAGGAGTTGGATGATGAAGAGGCTGAGGACGTGGatgaaaggaaaaatgagtTGTATTGCGTAGCTTGTGGAAAGAAATTCAAGACTGATAAGCAATGGAAGAACCATGAGCAGTCTAAGAAGCACAAGGAGAAGTTAGCTGAATTGAAAGAAGCTTTTAGTGAGGAAGATAGAGAATATATAGCAGCAGGAGAGAATGGAAAGGCTAAGGAGGAAAATGGGGATGCTGATGGAGATGGTACTGGCTATTTGTCAGCAGATGAAGGGCTAAATGATTTAGAAGAGCAATTTAAGGTTAATGTTGGTATTCAAGAAGAGGAGACATGTAATGATGATGCTGAATTTAGTGACGCAACATCGTTCAATGATATGGACAGTGGCAGCGGACAGAAAGGAGCAAGTGCTCAGATGGAGTCAGATGATGATGAAGCAAGTTTTCTTCAAACCATGGTGTCTGGACGTAAGAGTAGAAACAGGGTTGGAAATAAGCCGAAGTCTCCAGTTAGTAGAATTGAAGCAGAGGTTCAAAGGGATGAATTGGAGTTCATGGAGTATAATGACACGAAAGGTTCTCGGAGGAGCAAGGGAGGCAGGAGGAGACGGAAGGATAGAAGTCAAGATGAAGAAGTAGAAACTAGCACAGCTGATGCATCGGGGAAAGATTTCCGGGCCAAGGAACAGAATGGACCTGATGATACCTCCCTTGTTGGGGAGTCAGTATCAAACACTTTACCAGAATCTGAGACCATGAATGGTGGATCAGTTGATACTGGGGAAAGGGCTCAAAAGCATCAGCAGCAAGCTGCGGGCAAGAAATCTacaataaagaaagaaaatgtATCCAAGTCGAAGTTTGCGTCCCGTGGAAGGAAACAAAAG GATGCAGCTGGAGGTTCAGGCACTGCATGTGAGAAGTGTGGAGAGGAATTTGAAACAAG GAACAAATTGCATAAACATTTGGGAGAAACTGGCCATGCTACATTAAGATCTCGATGA
- the LOC140868325 gene encoding CLAVATA3/ESR (CLE)-related protein 10-like: MKSSGSTAVTDNWIPAYTIIVLMLATSSSVSAQHASTTTHLRNFPDHHHRLLFSPSLHSLFIQRSRHHQPRPPPSGDDEIDPRYGVEKRLVPSGPNPLHN; this comes from the coding sequence ATGAAGAGCTCAGGGTCGACCGCGGTGACCGATAACTGGATTCCAGCCTACACTATAATTGTCCTCATGCTAGCCACAAGCTCAAGCGTATCGGCGCAACATGCTTCCACAACTACTCATCTACGCAACTTCCCCGATCATCACCATCGGCTTCTGTTTTCTCCGAGCCTACATAGCCTTTTCATTCAACGTTCAAGACATCATCAACCACGGCCGCCGCCGAGTGGAGATGATGAGATTGATCCAAGATATGGTGTCGAGAAACGTCTCGTCCCAAGCGGGCCGAATCCGCTGCACAATTGA
- the LOC140877085 gene encoding SNAP25 homologous protein SNAP33-like, which produces MFGLKKSSLHRLSKHKSAEQGFPIKSSSKPFDSDNELNDRQSLKTSGRTSSEPSLIASNLNSNPFDDDTIKEKNLLPSTARNKYKNDFRDSGGLENQTVQELENYAVHRAEETTKAVNNCLKIAEDMREDANKTLVMLHQQGEQITRTHMAAADIDHDLSRGEKLLGSLGGMFEKTWKPKKTRSIRGPVITNDDSLHRKGNHLEHREQLGLTSASKERSHRRTPPPENMNALQKVEAEKVKQDDAFADISNVLGELKNMAIDMGLEIDSQIRAAGDLEGEVDVLNSRVKDSNQRARYLLRK; this is translated from the exons ATGTTTGGTCTTAAGAAATCTTCCTTGCATCGGTTGTCTAAGCACAAATCAGCGGAACAAGGATTTCCTATTAAATCCAGTTCTAAACCTTTTGATTCAGACAATGAGTTGAATGATAGGCAAAGCCTCAAAACCTCCGGACGGACTTCCTCAGAACCCTCTCTTATTGCATCAAATTTGAATTCAAACCCGTTTGATGACGATACAATTAAAGAAAAAAACTTGCTTCCTTCAACGGCCAGAAACAAGTATAAGAATGATTTTCGTGACTCTGGAGGATTAGAGAACCAGACCGTGCAGGAGTTGGAAAATTATGCTGTACATAGGGCTGAAGAGACGACAAAGGCAGTCAACAATTGCCTCAAGATTGCGGAGGACATGAGAGAAGATGCTAATAAAACCCTGGTAATGCTACATCAGCAGGGAGAGCAGATTACAAGAACCCACATGGCTGCTGCTGACATTGACCATGATCTTAGTAGG GGTGAGAAGCTTTTGGGAAGTCTTGGGGGAATGTTTGAGAAGACATGGAAGCCTAAGAAGACACGGTCAATAAGAGGACCTGTAATTACCAACG ATGATTCACTACATAGAAAAGGTAACCACTTGGAGCACAGGGAACAGCTGGGGTTGACTTCTGCATCAAAGGAACGATCACATAGACGCACACCACCTCCGGAAAACATGAATGCCTTGCAGAAAGTTGAG GCAGAAAAAGTAAAACAAGATGATGCTTTTGCTGATATAAGTAATGTCTTGGGGGAGCTAAAGAATATGGCTATTGACATGGGTTTGGAAATTGATAG TCAGATTAGAGCTGCGGGTGATCTTGAGGGTGAAGTGGATGTGCTCAATAGCCGAGTGAAAGATAGCAATCAACGTGCCCGCTATTTGCTAAGAAAGTAG
- the LOC140878888 gene encoding diacylglycerol kinase 1, whose protein sequence is MWKHRFKEMDDYRDSEAALPSWISKNSAEMSESHLFILSCIVAGLIGILTIFFAAFQWRRNINISWMKAIARSKKNPKVKNKVPLAAHAWSLESVARGKSLNCCVCFKSMPPSQALSPLVDSDNSIRCCSTCGAAAHLSCISNVLKDCKCVSMLGFDHVMHQWAVQWTEVTDQPDESSFCSYCEEPCSGSFLGGSPIWCCMWCQRLLHVDCHGNMFNETGDFCDLGPFRRLILSPLYVKQLNHSTSGGFLSSITHGANEIASSVRATIRSQSKKHKHRNEISPAVGDNSNMNEHSSTESTAETSQKVNVSHNLEENCNGSTTAEEADQQHKEESKRVEKTPSFKRSSSINQNDESLQLGMSQRYELIDLPPDARPLLVFINKKSGAQRGDTLRQRLNIILNPVQVVELSSTQGPEAGLYLFRRVPHFRVLVCGGDGTVGWVLNVIDKQNFVSPPPIAILPAGTGNDLARVLSWGAGLGSVERQGGLFTLLHDIEHAAVTILDRWRVSISNQPGKPLQSPRFMNNYLGVGCDAKVALEIHNLREENPEKFYNQFMNKVLYAREGAKSIMDRTFADFPWQIRVEVDGVEIEVPEDAEGVLVANIGSYMGGVDLWQNEDESYDNFDPQSMHDKVLEVVSISGTWHLGKLQVGLSRARRLAQGQSIKIQLFAGFPVQVDGEPWFQQPCTLTITHHGQAFMLKRAAEEPLGHAAAIIADVLENAESNHVINASQKRALLQEMALRLS, encoded by the exons ATGTGGAAGCATAGATTTAAAGAGATGGATGACTACAGGGATTCTGAAGCTGCTCTTCCTAGTTGGATAAGCAAAAACTCAGCTGAAATGTCAGAATCTCATCTATTTATTCTATCTTGCATCGTTGCCGGTTTGATCGGAATATTGACCATCTTTTTTGCGGCATTTCAATGGAgaagaaatattaatataagtTGGATGAAAGCAATAGCAAGATCAAAGAAAAACCCAAAAGTCAAGAACAAAGTTCCACTGGCTGCTCATGCATGGAGTTTGGAATCTGTTGCTCGAGGAAAAAGTTTAAACTGCTGCGTATGTTTCAAGTCCATGCCACCATCTCAGGCTCTTAGCCCTTTAGTGGATTCAGATAACTCCATTCGCTGTTGCAGCACATGTGGTGCAGCTGCTCATTTGAGCTGCATCTCAAATGTACTCAAGGACTGCAAATGCGTATCAATGCTTGGTTTTGACCATGTGATGCATCAGTGGGCAGTGCAATGGACCGAGGTGACAGATCAACCTGACGAGTCTTCTTTTTGTAGCTACTGCGAGGAGCCATGCAGTGGTTCTTTTCTTGGCGGTTCCCCAATCTGGTGTTGCATGTGGTGTCAACGTCTATTGCATGTTGACTGCCATGGCAATATGTTTAATGAAACTGGTGATTTTTGTGACCTGGGTCCTTTCAGAAGACTTATCCTATCACCTCTGTATGTTAAGCAATTGAATCACAGTACTTCTGGCGGATTTCTCAGTTCTATTACGCATGGAGCCAATGAAATCGCATCTTCTGTACGTGCTACCATCAGAAGTCAGAGCAAGAAGCATAAACATAGAAATGAGATCTCTCCTGCTGTAGGTGATAACAGTAATATGAATGAACATTCATCCACAGAAAGCACTGCTGAGACCAGTCAAAAGGTTAATGTTTCTCACAATCTCGAAGAAAATTGCAACGGCAGTACAACTGCGGAGGAAGCGGATCAGCAACATAAAGAAGAATCGAAAAGGGTGGAGAAGACTCCCAGTTTTAAGAGAAGCTCATCAATTAATCAGAATGATGAATCTCTTCAGTTAGGAATGAGTCAGAGATATGAACTGATTGATTTACCTCCAGATGCCAGGCCCTTGCTAGTTTTTATAAACAAGAAGAGTGGAGCTCAACGAGGAGATACTCTCAGGCAAAGgcttaatattattttaaatcctgTGCAG GTTGTTGAATTAAGCTCAACGCAGGGGCCAGAAGCTGGTCTTTATTTATTCAGAAGGGTGCCCCATTTCCGTGTCCTTGTATGTGGAGGAGATGGTACTGTTGGCTGGGTTTTGAATGTCATAGACAAACAAAATTTTGTTTCTCCTCCACCAATAGCTATTCTTCCTGCTGGAACTGGAAATGATTTGGCTCGGGTACTTTCCTGGGGTGCTGGCCTGGGTTCAGTTGAGAGGCAAGGAGGCCTGTTCACTCTTTTGCATGACATAGAACATGCTGCAGTTACCATTCTTGATCGATGGAGGGTATCAATCTCAAATCAGCCGGGGAAGCCACTCCAATCCCCAAGGTTTATGAATAACTATCTTG GTGTTGGATGCGATGCAAAGGTTGCTCTAGAAATCCACAATTTGAGGGAAGAGAACCCAGAGAAATTCTATAACCAG TTCATGAATAAAGTTCTTTATGCAAGAGAGGGTGCCAAGAGTATCATGGATAGAACATTTGCTGACTTCCCTTGGCAAATAAGGGTGGAGGTTGATGGTGTTGAGATTGAGGTTCCTGAG GATGCAGAGGGTGTTCTTGTGGCTAATATTGGAAGCTACATGGGTGGTGTTGACTTGTGGCAGAATGAAGATGAGAGCTACGATAATTTTGATCCTCAGTCTATGCATGACAAAGTGCTTGAGGTTGTAAGCATTTCGGGCACATGGCATCTGGGAAAGCTGCAG GTTGGGCTGTCCCGAGCTCGCAGGCTTGCACAGGGGCAGTCGATTAAGATTCAGCTTTTTGCTGGTTTCCCTGTTCAAGTAGATGGAGAACCATGGTTTCAACAACCTTGTACATTAACCATCACACATCATGGACAG GCCTTCATGCTCAAGAGAGCTGCAGAGGAACCACTTGGTCATGCAGCTGCAATTATTGCTGATGTTCTTGAGAATGCTGAGTCGAATCATGTCATTAATGCGTCACAGAAAAGGGCACTTCTTCAAGAAATGGCTCTGAGGCTGTCCTAA
- the LOC140868341 gene encoding gamma-cadinene synthase-like, translated as MASEGFDHSKNEIGQPAQSFPSLWGDTFISKNIDTHEVQVKYDESVAPLREEVREMLMAKESKTSTDKIALIDILERLGLSYHFEKEIDEQLELIFRESSASNFKTMEKYDLFNTSLLFRLFRQHGHIIPCGVFDRFMKDTDEDLKSDIKGLLSLYEATGVRIQGENVLEEAITFTTCHLNHLRSEIDPLLRERVSRALLRSIHREVPILVVRYYISIYEKESSSNELIVRFAKLNFNYLQSLYQKELFDLTRWWRDSNMSSKVPYVRDRIVESYVWGVGMNYEPQYSFARTAVAKAVQLIAVLDDTYDTYAPLEDLEIFTQVLQRRKHVPPFEDIVSLGLVTSTLFMLVSASYLIGSATQQHFEWLMSKPQIAVAMAQFCRYANDRATNERESNDGGENLTAVDCYMKQYGVSKEEAMNKFAQLAEDLWMSVNKEWVETVSVPRQFLKPILNFGRLTVACYDKGEDGYTYPERVMIKSQILALFVDPI; from the exons ATGGCTTCCGAAGGTTTTGATCATTCCAAGAACGAGATTGGCCAACCGGCGCAGAGTTTTCCGAGCTTGTGGGGTGATACTTTCATTTCTAAAAACATAGATACTCATGAg GTACAAGTGAAGTATGATGAATCTGTTGCTCCATTGAGGGAAGAAGTGAGGGAAATGTTGATGGCTAAAGAAAGCAAAACCAGTACTGATAAAATAGCATTAATCGATATACTCGAACGTCTGGGATTATCCTATCACTTTGAGAAGGAGATCGATGAACAATTGGAACTGATTTTTCGTGAATCTTCTGcttcaaattttaaaacaatGGAGAAGTATGACTTGTTCAATACTTCGCTGTTGTTTCGGTTGTTTAGGCAACATGGACATATCATTCCTTGTG GCGTTTTCGACAGGTTCATGAAGGACACGGACGAAGATTTGAAAAGTGATATAAAGGGTCTGTTAAGCCTTTACGAAGCAACGGGAGTGAGGATTCAAGGGGAGAATGTGTTGGAAGAGGCAATCACTTTCACAACCTGTCATTTGAACCATCTCCGGTCCGAAATCGATCCTTTACTAAGAGAGAGAGTTTCACGAGCCTTACTTCGATCCATTCATCGGGAAGTTCCTATCCTAGTGGTGCGATATTACATCTCAATATATGAAAAAGAATCATCAAGCAACGAACTCATCGTTAGGTTCGCCAAACTAAATTTCAACTATCTGCAAAGTTTGTATCAGAAAGAGCTATTTGATCTCACAAG ATGGTGGAGGGATTCTAACATGAGTTCGAAAGTTCCTTACGTGAGAGATCGTATAGTGGAATCCTATGTTTGGGGAGTTGGTATGAATTATGAGCCTCAATATTCTTTTGCTCGAACGGCCGTTGCTAAAGCCGTACAACTGATTGCTGTATTAGATGACACATATGATACTTATGCTCCACTCGAAGACCTTGAGATTTTTACCCAAGTATTACAAAG GAGAAAACATGTGCCGCCATTTGAAGATATTGTTTCTCTTGGGCTTGTCACCAGCACATTGTTTATGCTTGTGTCTGCATCCTACTTGATTGGCTCTGCTACACAACAACATTTTGAATGGTTGATGAGCAAACCTCAAATTGCAGTCGCCATGGCTCAATTTTGTCGATACGCGAACGATCGTGCTACAAACGAA CGTGAGAGCAATGATGGCGGCGAAAATCTAACTGCAGTGGATTGCTATATGAAGCAATATGGTGTGTCAAAAGAAGAGGCTATGAATAAATTCGCTCAACTTGCTGAAGATTTGTGGATGAGTGTGAATAAAGAATGGGTGGAAACAGTGTCCGTTCCAAGACAATTTCTCAAGCCAATCCTCAATTTTGGTCGATTAACCGTAGCTTGTTACGACAAGGGTGAAGATGGGTATACATATCCAGAAAGAGTAATGATCAAGTCGCAGATTCTTGCTCTATTTGTGGATCCCATATAA